The following coding sequences are from one Geothrix sp. window:
- a CDS encoding aldehyde ferredoxin oxidoreductase family protein, with protein sequence MDKILRVNMNDLTTTVEEVPTEWAGLGGRALTSTIVAKEVPPTCHALGPNNKLVFAPGLLSGTAASNSGRLSAGAKSPLTGGIKESNVGGTAAQMFARLRINALIIEGMPKGDGWFSLRINKDGVSIQEESGLLGLGNFAVIDALQSLLGKKTGVMAIGPAGEMKLTSANISVKDPSGKIRSHGRGGLGAVMGSKRIKFISIDDEGAPGIQIAEPEKFKAASRIFTKALMDHPVSGQGLPTYGTNVLVNILHEAGGLPTRNFTYGQFDGHEQISGETMHETIVARGGKPRHGCHAGCVIQCSQVYNDKDGQYLTSGFEYETIWGLGANCLIKELDDIAQADNVMDDLGIDSIETAVAFGVAMEAGILPWGDGKEVVRILRDEIGKGTALGRVIGSGAGAVGRTYGVTRVPVVKNQAIPAYDPRSVKGIGITYCTSPMGADHTAGYTIATNILNVGGQVDPLKKDGQIELSRNLQIATAAIDSTGMCIFIAFPALDIPECLPALIDMLNARFGATLTGDDVVGLGKTILKTERAFNLAAGMTNADDRLPEFFNSDPVAPHQAVWDFTNEEIDAFWNF encoded by the coding sequence ATGGACAAGATCCTGCGCGTGAACATGAACGACCTGACCACCACGGTCGAAGAGGTGCCCACGGAGTGGGCCGGTCTCGGTGGCCGGGCCCTCACGTCGACCATCGTGGCGAAGGAGGTGCCGCCCACCTGCCACGCCCTCGGACCCAACAACAAGCTGGTGTTCGCGCCCGGGCTGCTGTCGGGCACCGCGGCATCCAACTCGGGCCGCCTGTCCGCCGGCGCCAAGAGCCCGCTGACGGGGGGCATCAAGGAAAGCAACGTCGGTGGTACCGCCGCCCAGATGTTCGCGCGCCTCCGCATCAACGCCCTGATCATCGAAGGCATGCCCAAGGGTGACGGGTGGTTCTCCCTCCGGATCAACAAGGATGGCGTTTCGATCCAGGAGGAATCGGGGCTCCTGGGCCTGGGCAACTTCGCCGTCATCGACGCCCTCCAGTCGCTCCTCGGCAAGAAGACCGGCGTGATGGCCATCGGCCCTGCGGGCGAAATGAAGCTCACCTCGGCGAACATCTCCGTGAAGGATCCCTCGGGGAAGATCCGCAGCCATGGCCGCGGCGGCCTCGGCGCCGTCATGGGCTCCAAGCGCATCAAGTTCATCTCCATCGATGACGAGGGCGCCCCCGGCATCCAGATCGCCGAGCCCGAAAAGTTCAAGGCCGCCTCCCGCATCTTCACGAAGGCCCTGATGGACCATCCGGTGAGCGGCCAGGGGCTGCCCACCTATGGCACGAACGTGCTCGTCAACATCCTCCACGAGGCCGGCGGCCTGCCCACCCGGAACTTCACCTACGGCCAGTTCGACGGGCATGAGCAGATCTCCGGCGAAACCATGCACGAGACCATCGTGGCCCGCGGCGGCAAGCCCAGGCACGGCTGCCATGCCGGCTGCGTCATCCAGTGCTCCCAGGTCTACAACGACAAGGACGGCCAGTACCTGACGTCGGGCTTCGAGTACGAAACCATCTGGGGATTGGGCGCCAACTGCCTGATCAAGGAACTGGACGACATCGCCCAGGCGGACAACGTCATGGACGACCTGGGCATCGACTCCATCGAAACCGCCGTGGCCTTCGGTGTGGCCATGGAGGCAGGCATCCTGCCCTGGGGCGACGGGAAGGAAGTGGTCCGCATCCTGCGGGACGAGATCGGCAAGGGCACGGCCCTGGGCCGCGTGATCGGCTCCGGCGCGGGCGCCGTGGGGCGCACCTACGGCGTCACCCGGGTGCCCGTGGTGAAGAACCAGGCCATCCCGGCCTACGATCCCCGCTCCGTCAAGGGCATCGGCATCACCTACTGCACCAGTCCCATGGGCGCGGACCACACCGCGGGCTACACCATCGCCACCAACATCCTCAACGTGGGCGGCCAGGTGGATCCGCTGAAGAAGGACGGGCAGATCGAACTCTCCCGGAACCTGCAGATCGCCACCGCCGCCATCGATTCCACGGGCATGTGCATCTTCATCGCCTTCCCGGCCCTGGACATCCCCGAGTGCCTGCCGGCCCTGATCGACATGCTCAACGCCCGCTTCGGCGCGACGCTGACGGGCGATGATGTGGTGGGCCTGGGCAAGACCATCCTGAAGACCGAGCGGGCCTTCAACCTGGCCGCCGGGATGACCAATGCGGACGACCGCCTGCCCGAATTCTTCAACTCCGATCCGGTCGCGCCGCACCAGGCCGTGTGGGATTTCACGAACGAGGAAATCGACGCGTTCTGGAACTTCTGA
- a CDS encoding MoaD/ThiS family protein — MEPIHVTIKLFAHFRDGRFKEAEHQFAPGVDCRQIILGLGFRLGEMGIVMVNGQHAPLDYQLNERDTLALFPLVGGG, encoded by the coding sequence ATGGAGCCGATCCACGTCACCATCAAGCTCTTCGCCCATTTCCGGGATGGACGGTTCAAGGAGGCCGAGCACCAATTCGCCCCGGGCGTGGACTGCCGCCAGATCATCCTCGGGCTGGGTTTCCGGTTGGGCGAAATGGGCATCGTCATGGTGAACGGACAGCACGCGCCCCTCGACTACCAGCTGAACGAACGGGACACCCTCGCCCTCTTCCCCCTGGTGGGAGGAGGGTGA
- a CDS encoding alkaline phosphatase gives MNLNLPRRLSRLLALVAALTAVAVSAAPANVALVPSEGARFLIHQRFDVRVEGQGTGPYSAKLWIDGHPATFTSGAQGTSSTDGITAAGWGGFNLRGSSLAHKGWHTLKAEFTDATGTATVNSRIQVIDPFEARGGDRRLTKNIVIMLGDGMGIAHRTAARLVRHGVTAGNPNGRLEMDQFPGTGLVSTHSLNSIITDSAPGMACYTTGNHANNGQEGVYPAHVTNPFFAPRVEYLAEYLHRIKGTVLGLVSTADVEDATPAANAVHTANRNNGTGVVDQYLDESDPNGTRGFGTGLRVLLGGGRRWFMPASTLYSSRTAGTGYAGLPADLIAGWNLPTTPAAQGSATRDLIADFKGAGFSYAANQTELSALTSGHAPDKLLGLFGYGNMNVALDKVAKRRGVLPAGASTFAVDDYMAPDQPMLDEMSEAAFEVLSRNHGGFVLMIEGAHIDKQSHLMDADRAIGETLEFDRAVGVARKWADKLGDTTVLVLADHECSGFSLIGALSLSGGIPALKSLPSDSASLDPSVIPARQNAVGTYDLAGFPSYQILADGYPATMDIDNKVLVGFGANSDRYESWLSKPTPVIDSLLPSAFKGTGGLLGTKGYATIPELRSIDKDGFFIRGQLNGEGQAVHTAADIPVSAYSSGTKAWLRFVGVQKNTDVFFKLVKAALSGDEPAGSDPEDGE, from the coding sequence ATGAACCTGAACCTTCCCCGCAGGCTATCCCGCCTGCTCGCCCTGGTCGCGGCACTCACAGCTGTGGCCGTGAGCGCCGCCCCGGCCAACGTCGCCCTCGTCCCATCGGAGGGCGCGCGCTTCCTCATCCACCAGCGCTTCGATGTCCGTGTCGAGGGCCAGGGCACCGGCCCGTATTCGGCCAAGCTCTGGATCGACGGACACCCGGCCACTTTCACCTCCGGAGCCCAGGGCACCTCTTCCACGGATGGCATCACCGCCGCTGGTTGGGGAGGCTTCAACCTTCGCGGATCCTCCCTTGCGCACAAGGGCTGGCACACCCTGAAAGCCGAGTTCACTGACGCGACCGGCACCGCAACCGTCAACTCCCGCATCCAGGTCATAGATCCCTTCGAGGCCAGGGGCGGAGACCGCCGCCTGACGAAGAACATCGTCATCATGCTCGGGGACGGCATGGGCATCGCCCACCGAACGGCCGCGCGTCTGGTGCGCCACGGCGTGACCGCGGGCAATCCCAATGGCCGGCTGGAGATGGATCAGTTCCCCGGCACGGGCCTGGTGAGCACCCACTCGCTCAACAGCATCATCACGGATTCGGCGCCGGGCATGGCGTGCTATACCACTGGCAATCACGCCAATAATGGCCAGGAAGGGGTCTACCCCGCCCATGTCACCAACCCCTTCTTCGCGCCCCGCGTGGAGTACCTGGCCGAGTACCTGCATCGAATCAAAGGGACTGTGCTTGGACTGGTGAGCACCGCCGACGTGGAGGATGCCACGCCTGCCGCCAACGCCGTTCACACGGCCAATCGCAACAATGGCACCGGCGTGGTCGATCAGTACCTGGACGAGAGCGATCCGAATGGCACCCGCGGCTTCGGCACGGGTCTGCGCGTCCTTCTCGGCGGCGGTCGGCGCTGGTTCATGCCCGCCTCCACCCTCTATTCCAGCCGCACCGCCGGTACCGGCTATGCGGGCCTACCTGCCGACCTGATCGCCGGTTGGAACCTCCCCACCACGCCCGCAGCGCAGGGCAGCGCCACCCGTGACCTGATCGCGGACTTCAAGGGCGCGGGCTTCAGCTATGCCGCCAACCAGACAGAACTGAGCGCGTTGACGAGTGGTCACGCCCCCGACAAGCTCCTCGGGCTCTTTGGCTACGGCAACATGAACGTGGCCCTGGACAAGGTCGCCAAGCGCCGGGGTGTACTGCCCGCGGGCGCCTCCACTTTTGCGGTGGATGACTACATGGCACCCGATCAGCCGATGCTGGATGAGATGTCCGAAGCGGCCTTCGAGGTGCTGTCCCGCAACCACGGCGGGTTCGTGCTGATGATCGAGGGTGCTCACATCGACAAGCAGTCCCACTTGATGGATGCGGATCGCGCCATCGGCGAGACCCTGGAGTTCGACCGGGCCGTGGGCGTCGCCCGCAAGTGGGCGGACAAGCTGGGTGATACCACCGTGCTGGTGCTCGCCGACCACGAGTGCTCGGGCTTCAGCCTGATCGGCGCCCTGTCGCTCAGTGGCGGTATCCCGGCCCTCAAGAGCCTCCCCAGCGACAGCGCCTCGCTTGATCCCTCCGTGATCCCGGCCCGCCAGAACGCCGTCGGGACCTATGACCTCGCCGGCTTCCCGAGCTACCAGATCCTTGCCGATGGCTACCCGGCGACCATGGACATCGACAACAAGGTACTGGTCGGCTTCGGCGCCAACAGCGACCGCTATGAGTCCTGGCTCTCCAAGCCCACTCCGGTGATCGACAGCCTTCTGCCCAGCGCGTTCAAGGGCACCGGCGGCCTCCTTGGCACGAAGGGGTATGCGACCATTCCCGAGTTGCGCTCGATCGACAAGGACGGCTTCTTCATCCGAGGCCAGCTCAACGGCGAGGGCCAGGCCGTGCACACCGCGGCCGACATCCCGGTCTCGGCCTACAGCAGCGGCACCAAGGCCTGGTTGCGCTTCGTCGGGGTCCAGAAGAATACCGACGTGTTTTTCAAGCTGGTGAAGGCTGCGCTCAGTGGCGACGAGCCTGCCGGGTCAGATCCTGAAGACGGCGAGTAG
- a CDS encoding phosphocholine-specific phospholipase C: protein MLLRNVAFGLVLGLSATGAVPLVAQGKDTGDASSGISASALTASIRRALAIPANNRTGTIADIEHIVILTQENRSFDHYFGALRGVRGFGDPRAVTLPSGKPVWQQPSGTGHLMPYRPDVADMGMTFLQDTPHGWNDSHLAWNAGHYDQWVPAKGPVAMTYMTRKDIPYHYALADAFTVCDAYYCSLLGPTDPNRYHMWTGWVGNDGKAGGPVITNAEVGYDWSTYPERLQKAGITWKVYQDVGTGLDAAGYWGWTDDPYIGNYGDNSLLYFHQYQDALPGTPLADRAKTGTNVTVSGTLLDQFRTDVRSGKLPQVSWISAPEAYSEHPNWPVNYGAWYISQFLDALTENPEVWSKTVVFLNYDENGGFFDHMVPPTPPQTRDQGLSTVPTTHEIFPGDAAGHVSAPYGLGVRVPMIVISPWSKGGYVNSQVFDHTSLIRFLEARFGSDDPDLIEGNITPWRRAVAGDLTTTFNFERPNATVVPLPATDAYRPQDRLRHPDFMAVPPAVQGMPAQEPGVRPARALPYTLHATGSIHPVDNTFRIGFENAGEATAVFQVRSGDGSLPRSYTVEPGKQLADSWSVTVNGATGYDLSVNGPNGFLRAFKGSVADPDSTNLDVRATYDDEGVGVTLVITNHHSHVDKVRVQNNYTGETFKRTLGPRESVTKHWSSPRHSGWYDLTIKVADDPGFEYRFAGHVENGRDSVSDPAIGGFNPKD, encoded by the coding sequence ATGTTGCTTCGGAACGTCGCATTTGGTTTGGTTCTGGGCCTGTCCGCGACAGGGGCCGTACCCCTCGTGGCCCAGGGGAAAGACACCGGGGATGCCTCTTCTGGGATCTCTGCCTCCGCGCTGACCGCCAGCATCCGACGCGCGCTGGCCATCCCGGCCAACAACCGCACCGGCACCATCGCGGACATCGAGCACATCGTGATCCTGACGCAGGAGAACCGATCCTTCGACCACTACTTCGGGGCCCTGAGAGGCGTGCGCGGGTTCGGCGATCCACGGGCGGTGACGCTGCCCTCGGGCAAGCCCGTGTGGCAGCAGCCCAGCGGTACCGGACATCTCATGCCCTATCGTCCCGACGTGGCCGACATGGGCATGACGTTCCTCCAGGATACGCCCCACGGCTGGAACGATTCCCATCTGGCATGGAATGCCGGCCACTACGATCAGTGGGTGCCCGCCAAGGGCCCCGTGGCGATGACCTACATGACCCGGAAGGACATCCCGTACCACTACGCCCTGGCCGATGCCTTCACCGTCTGCGACGCCTACTACTGCTCCCTGCTGGGCCCGACTGATCCCAACCGCTACCACATGTGGACGGGCTGGGTCGGCAACGACGGCAAGGCCGGTGGTCCCGTCATCACCAACGCCGAGGTGGGCTACGACTGGTCGACCTATCCCGAGCGCCTGCAGAAGGCGGGCATCACCTGGAAGGTCTACCAGGATGTGGGCACGGGGCTCGACGCTGCGGGCTACTGGGGGTGGACGGATGATCCCTACATCGGCAACTACGGCGACAACTCGCTGCTCTACTTCCATCAGTACCAGGACGCCCTGCCTGGTACGCCACTGGCCGACCGTGCGAAGACCGGAACCAACGTCACCGTGAGCGGTACGCTGCTCGATCAGTTCCGCACGGATGTGCGCAGCGGCAAGCTGCCGCAGGTGTCCTGGATCTCCGCGCCGGAAGCCTATTCCGAGCACCCCAACTGGCCCGTCAACTACGGTGCCTGGTACATCTCCCAGTTTCTCGATGCGCTGACGGAAAATCCGGAAGTGTGGAGCAAGACGGTGGTGTTCCTCAACTACGACGAGAACGGCGGCTTCTTCGACCATATGGTGCCGCCGACGCCGCCCCAGACCCGGGACCAGGGTCTCTCGACGGTGCCGACCACCCATGAAATCTTTCCGGGTGATGCGGCCGGCCACGTGAGTGCCCCCTATGGCCTGGGGGTGCGGGTCCCGATGATCGTGATTTCGCCCTGGAGCAAGGGTGGCTATGTGAATTCCCAGGTGTTCGACCACACTTCGCTCATCCGGTTCCTGGAAGCCCGCTTCGGCTCGGACGATCCAGACCTCATCGAGGGCAACATCACGCCCTGGCGGCGGGCTGTGGCCGGTGATCTCACCACGACCTTCAATTTCGAACGCCCCAACGCCACCGTGGTGCCCCTGCCGGCGACGGACGCCTACCGTCCCCAGGACCGGCTGCGCCACCCGGACTTCATGGCGGTGCCGCCCGCTGTTCAAGGCATGCCAGCCCAGGAACCGGGGGTTCGTCCAGCGCGTGCCTTGCCCTACACCCTGCATGCCACCGGCAGCATCCATCCCGTGGACAACACATTCCGGATCGGCTTTGAAAATGCCGGTGAGGCGACCGCTGTCTTCCAGGTGCGATCCGGCGATGGCAGCCTGCCCCGCAGCTACACCGTGGAGCCGGGCAAACAGCTGGCGGACAGCTGGAGCGTGACGGTGAATGGGGCCACCGGCTATGACCTCTCGGTGAACGGGCCGAATGGCTTCCTGCGCGCCTTCAAGGGCTCCGTCGCCGATCCCGACAGCACGAACCTCGATGTGAGGGCGACGTACGATGACGAAGGCGTCGGTGTCACGCTCGTCATCACGAACCACCACTCACATGTGGACAAGGTGCGCGTCCAGAACAACTACACCGGTGAGACCTTCAAGCGGACCCTGGGGCCGCGAGAAAGCGTGACGAAGCACTGGTCGTCCCCGCGCCACTCCGGGTGGTATGACCTGACGATCAAGGTCGCCGACGATCCCGGCTTCGAGTACCGGTTCGCCGGGCACGTGGAAAACGGCCGGGACAGCGTGAGTGATCCGGCCATCGGAGGCTTCAACCCGAAGGACTGA
- a CDS encoding NAD(P)(+) transhydrogenase (Re/Si-specific) subunit beta: MTAETLVQLLYLVSTALFILSLKWMSDPESARKGVFSGVGAMTLAVAGTLTGVLATGGTHYWWILGAFALGAAVGYPLAQVPLTAVPQRTALSHAFGGLAAGLVGTAKFFLYYGQKNEAALAPFIVVALVAEILLGFLTFTGSILAAGKLQEVKWIPQRPVTYPGQNASNLALFALALALGVALVLHPLAPWAPWAFGGIILLSLAFGVLLIIPIGGADMPTVISILNAYAGLSAVAMGFVLNNKLLITAGALDGSSGLILSVIMCKAMNRSFFNVLFGAFGQTTTAGAEGEAKAYKSDTVESAAMVMEQASLVVIVPGYGMAVAQAQHKVREVYDLLKKKGVTVKFAIHPVAGRMPGHMNVLLAEAEIPYDDLVEMDEINGDMPQADVVLVIGANDVVNPAARSDKSSPIYGMPIIDADKARAVYAIKRSKAPGFAGIDNELYFLDKTFMLFGDAKAVMGELARKLAGEGGH; encoded by the coding sequence GTGACTGCCGAGACCCTCGTCCAGCTTCTCTACCTCGTCTCCACGGCCCTCTTCATCCTCTCGCTGAAGTGGATGAGCGATCCGGAATCGGCCCGCAAGGGCGTGTTCTCCGGCGTGGGCGCCATGACCCTGGCGGTGGCGGGCACCCTCACCGGCGTCCTGGCCACCGGCGGCACCCACTACTGGTGGATCCTGGGCGCCTTCGCCCTGGGCGCGGCCGTGGGCTACCCCCTGGCCCAGGTGCCCCTCACGGCGGTGCCCCAGCGGACCGCCCTGTCCCACGCCTTCGGCGGCCTGGCGGCGGGCCTGGTGGGCACGGCCAAGTTCTTCCTCTACTACGGGCAGAAGAACGAGGCGGCCCTGGCCCCCTTCATCGTCGTGGCCCTGGTGGCGGAAATCCTCCTGGGTTTCCTCACCTTCACCGGCTCCATCCTGGCGGCGGGCAAGCTGCAGGAAGTGAAGTGGATCCCCCAGCGGCCCGTCACCTACCCCGGCCAGAACGCCAGCAACCTGGCGCTGTTCGCCCTGGCCCTGGCCCTGGGCGTGGCCTTGGTGCTGCACCCGCTGGCCCCCTGGGCGCCCTGGGCCTTCGGCGGCATCATCCTGCTGTCCCTGGCCTTCGGCGTGCTGCTGATCATCCCCATCGGCGGCGCGGACATGCCCACGGTGATCTCCATCCTCAACGCCTACGCGGGCCTCTCCGCCGTGGCCATGGGCTTCGTGCTGAACAACAAGCTGCTCATCACGGCCGGCGCCCTGGACGGCAGCTCGGGCCTGATCCTCTCCGTGATCATGTGCAAGGCCATGAACCGCTCCTTCTTCAACGTGCTCTTCGGCGCCTTCGGCCAGACCACCACCGCCGGCGCGGAAGGTGAGGCCAAGGCCTACAAGTCGGACACCGTGGAAAGCGCGGCCATGGTCATGGAGCAGGCGAGCCTGGTGGTCATCGTCCCGGGTTATGGCATGGCCGTGGCCCAGGCCCAGCACAAGGTGCGGGAGGTCTACGACCTGCTGAAGAAGAAGGGCGTGACCGTGAAGTTCGCCATCCATCCCGTGGCGGGTCGCATGCCTGGCCACATGAACGTGCTGCTGGCGGAGGCTGAGATCCCCTACGACGACCTGGTGGAGATGGACGAGATCAATGGCGACATGCCCCAGGCGGACGTGGTGCTGGTCATCGGCGCCAACGATGTGGTGAATCCGGCCGCGCGCTCGGACAAGAGCAGCCCCATCTACGGCATGCCCATCATCGACGCGGACAAGGCCAGGGCGGTATACGCCATCAAGCGCTCCAAGGCCCCAGGCTTCGCCGGCATCGACAATGAGCTCTATTTTCTGGACAAGACTTTCATGCTCTTCGGCGACGCCAAGGCCGTGATGGGCGAGCTGGCCCGGAAGCTGGCGGGGGAAGGCGGGCACTAG
- a CDS encoding sigma-54-dependent Fis family transcriptional regulator translates to MAHKAGRTTESWATWDRFIRAGKIEPGALGPELEASWHRCKAAGVDPLAGRSTLVLGSAAFAALAERKQDLIRVAKPFMENLYSLVAGSSFVVLLFDEQGYLLEAVGDQDRILASQDLNLNKGALWAEGEVGTNGAGTPLVLGRPFQVSGAEHYCQKHHRWTCSGAPIFDPRGKTIGLLDMTGPVDETHIHTLGLVMAAVQAIQHELKLGQKNQELTLLNNRLSSILFTVTDGVLVLDVDGVLSQINPVAERLLGVSNPQAAGKRMTDLVQDLGPIRELLEWGQEFLDREMELKSSRGAIQCIVSGKPILDEGGLLKGAVLFVNPINKIKRLINRFSGAQATFRFEDILGQGESLQRAVQQGQLASANESNVLLTGESGTGKEMFAHAIHNQSERRKGPFVAVNCGAIPRELIASELFGYQDGAFTGAARGGRPGKFELASGGTLFLDEIGDMPLEQQIALLRVLQDRTITRLGGDRSFVVDVRIICATHKDLREEIRKGTFRQDLYYRLNVSMIKLPPLREHPEDIPELLEAFMYKFAARKGVSNLRIDPRVIGILQGYAWPGNIREFQNVVERMIHSVQGTELSLNDIPDEILRVPDPPLPMAASQSPGHTRSAGPASLREQLLAEERETIQASLRTWKGNMSKAAQELGMARNTLYRKVQKLGI, encoded by the coding sequence ATGGCGCACAAAGCAGGACGCACCACGGAAAGCTGGGCGACCTGGGACCGCTTCATCCGCGCCGGGAAGATCGAACCAGGTGCGCTGGGGCCTGAACTGGAAGCGTCCTGGCACCGCTGCAAGGCCGCGGGTGTGGATCCACTGGCGGGGCGGTCCACCCTGGTGCTGGGGTCCGCCGCGTTCGCCGCCCTGGCGGAACGGAAGCAGGATCTGATCCGGGTGGCCAAGCCCTTCATGGAGAACCTGTACAGCCTCGTGGCCGGCTCCAGCTTCGTGGTGCTGCTGTTCGATGAGCAGGGGTACCTGCTCGAGGCCGTGGGGGATCAGGATCGGATCCTCGCCTCCCAGGACCTGAACCTGAACAAGGGAGCCCTCTGGGCCGAAGGCGAGGTGGGGACCAACGGAGCCGGCACCCCGCTGGTCCTGGGCCGTCCCTTCCAGGTTTCAGGGGCTGAGCACTACTGCCAGAAACACCACCGGTGGACCTGCTCCGGGGCGCCCATCTTCGACCCACGCGGGAAAACCATCGGCCTCCTGGACATGACCGGGCCGGTGGATGAGACCCACATCCACACGCTCGGGCTCGTGATGGCCGCCGTGCAGGCCATCCAGCACGAACTGAAGCTGGGGCAGAAGAACCAGGAACTGACCCTGCTGAACAACCGCCTTTCCAGCATCCTCTTCACCGTCACCGACGGGGTGCTGGTGCTGGATGTCGACGGGGTCCTCAGTCAGATCAATCCCGTGGCGGAGCGTTTGCTGGGGGTCTCCAACCCGCAGGCGGCCGGCAAGCGCATGACGGACCTGGTCCAGGATCTGGGGCCCATCCGTGAGCTGCTGGAGTGGGGCCAGGAATTCCTGGACCGGGAGATGGAACTGAAATCCAGCCGGGGGGCCATCCAATGCATCGTCAGCGGCAAGCCCATCCTGGATGAAGGCGGTCTGCTCAAGGGCGCCGTGCTGTTCGTGAATCCCATCAACAAGATCAAGCGGCTCATCAACCGCTTCAGCGGGGCCCAGGCCACCTTCCGTTTCGAGGACATCCTGGGCCAGGGGGAGTCCCTGCAGCGGGCCGTCCAGCAGGGCCAGCTGGCTTCCGCCAACGAAAGCAACGTGCTGCTGACGGGGGAGAGCGGAACCGGCAAGGAAATGTTCGCCCACGCCATCCACAACCAGTCGGAGCGCCGGAAAGGGCCCTTCGTGGCCGTGAATTGCGGGGCCATCCCCCGGGAACTCATCGCCAGCGAGCTGTTCGGCTATCAGGACGGCGCCTTCACCGGCGCCGCCCGGGGCGGACGTCCGGGGAAATTCGAGCTGGCGAGCGGGGGCACCCTCTTCCTTGACGAGATCGGGGACATGCCGCTGGAGCAGCAGATCGCATTGCTCCGGGTGCTGCAGGACCGGACCATCACCCGCCTCGGCGGCGACCGCTCCTTCGTCGTGGATGTGCGGATCATTTGTGCAACCCACAAGGACCTGCGGGAGGAGATCCGGAAGGGCACCTTCCGCCAGGACCTCTACTACCGGCTTAATGTCTCCATGATCAAGCTGCCGCCGCTGAGGGAGCATCCGGAGGACATTCCCGAACTGCTGGAGGCCTTCATGTACAAGTTCGCCGCGCGCAAGGGCGTGTCGAACCTGCGCATCGATCCCAGGGTGATCGGCATCCTCCAGGGCTATGCCTGGCCCGGCAACATCCGGGAATTCCAGAATGTGGTCGAGCGGATGATCCATTCCGTCCAGGGAACGGAGCTCTCCTTGAACGACATTCCCGACGAAATCCTGCGGGTCCCGGATCCGCCACTTCCCATGGCGGCATCCCAATCTCCCGGTCACACCAGGTCCGCAGGTCCTGCCAGCCTCCGGGAACAACTGCTGGCGGAGGAGCGGGAAACGATCCAGGCCAGCCTGCGCACCTGGAAGGGGAATATGAGCAAAGCCGCCCAGGAGCTGGGGATGGCCAGGAACACTCTTTACCGGAAAGTTCAGAAACTGGGCATTTGA
- a CDS encoding NAD(P) transhydrogenase subunit alpha — protein MGAVFVFMLATFIGLMVIQRVSRLLHTPLMSLTNAISAIAVVGAIIVSAGKDYPGYITALGLVAIFCSTTNIVSGFLITDRMLKMFKKQEKVAK, from the coding sequence ATGGGCGCCGTGTTCGTGTTCATGCTGGCCACCTTCATCGGCCTCATGGTCATCCAGCGCGTATCGCGGCTGCTGCACACGCCCCTCATGAGCCTCACCAACGCCATCTCGGCCATCGCAGTGGTGGGCGCCATCATCGTCTCCGCCGGCAAGGACTACCCGGGCTACATCACGGCCCTGGGCCTGGTGGCCATCTTCTGCTCCACCACCAACATCGTCAGCGGCTTCCTCATCACGGACCGCATGCTGAAGATGTTCAAGAAGCAAGAGAAGGTGGCGAAGTGA